ATCCGCTCGAACAAGGCGCTGGCGCACATGTTCCTGATCGCGCTGACGGGCTACTCCTCCGAATCCGACAAGTCGCGCGCGCTCGCGGCAGGCTTCGACTATCACCTGACGAAGCCTGTTTCGATGGAACGGCTCGCCGACGTGCTGTCGCATCGCGACGGCCGGAACATCAGCGGTCTTGTCTGACGTTAATCCCGCTTGCGCTAAAGGTGAGCCGGGACGTGCGCGTCGACGTCACTTTGCAGAGGTCCCGCAAACTCTCACCATTGATCGATCCGCACTCGTCACGGCATCTTTGACGATACCCGCAAAGCCTTATCCATCAAGGGCTTGCACTTTGTGGCGTTGCGCGTTCCGAGGGCTTTTCACTCACTCCCGTAAGTTCTCACCTTTACGCCACGCGGCGCGCTTGCCGCTGTCTTCTGTTCGCAGACCCAGGTAACGAACTGCGCTTCCACTTGCTTGTTCACAGCCATGCATTTCTGTTTGGTCGTCGTGCTAAATCGTTGATTTACCAGGGTTCTGGATTCGCCGATCATGTCTTCCGTCAACTGCGTTCATCTTCTGCCGGAGCACACCATGTCCATGCAAGCCCTCGTTCTCAGCCAGTACAAAGGTCCCCTCGTACCGACCACGATGCCCATTCCCGAACCGGCACGCGGCGAAGTGCTCGTGCGGATCAGCGCAAGCGGCCTCAATCCGCTCGACACGAAGATTCGCGCGGGCAGCGCCGCGCATGCGCGTCATCCGTTGCCGCTCGTGCTCGGCATCGATCTCGCGGGCGTGGTCGTCGCACTCGGCGCGGACGTGACGCGCTTCAAGATCGGCAACGAGGTCTATGGGATGACGGGCGGCGTCGGCGGCATCCAGGGTTCGCTTGCGCAATACGCGGCCGTCGACGCGCAACTGCTCGCACACAAGCCGTCCAATCTGTCGATGCGCGAAGCCGCCGCGTTGCCGCTCGCGTTCATCACGTCGTATGCGGGCATCGTCGACCGCGCGCACTTGCAGGCGGGTCAAACCGTGCTCGTGCAAGGCGGTGCGGGCGGTGTCGGGCACGTGTCGGTGCAGTTGGCGCGCGCGCTCGGCGCACGAGTCTTCGCAACGGCGAGCGCGCGTGATCAGGATCTCGTCGTGCGACTCGGCGCGACGCCGATCGACTACGCGGCGCGCACGGTCGAACAATATGTTGGCGAACTGACCGCGGGCGAAGGTTTCGATCTCGTCGTCGATACGGTCGGCGGCGCAACGCTCGATGCATCGTTCGCGGCCGTCCGGCATTTCGGGCATGTCGTGAGCGCGCTCGGTTGGGGCACGCATGCGCTCGCGCCGC
The Paraburkholderia hospita DNA segment above includes these coding regions:
- a CDS encoding zinc-dependent alcohol dehydrogenase family protein; this encodes MSMQALVLSQYKGPLVPTTMPIPEPARGEVLVRISASGLNPLDTKIRAGSAAHARHPLPLVLGIDLAGVVVALGADVTRFKIGNEVYGMTGGVGGIQGSLAQYAAVDAQLLAHKPSNLSMREAAALPLAFITSYAGIVDRAHLQAGQTVLVQGGAGGVGHVSVQLARALGARVFATASARDQDLVVRLGATPIDYAARTVEQYVGELTAGEGFDLVVDTVGGATLDASFAAVRHFGHVVSALGWGTHALAPLSFREATYSGVFTLHPLLTGQHRAHHGEMLAEATRLAEQGKLAPYLDPRRFDLASAERAYDAITERTARGKIVVEIE